The following are from one region of the Actinomyces sp. oral taxon 897 genome:
- a CDS encoding LamG domain-containing protein, with amino-acid sequence MRNNGTLSFMTYPGKVTTLTTDKSYNDGRWHHVVATLSPTAGSVLYVDGKVAAQDATMTTAQSFSGYWRLAGDSASGLAGKPSNDYFTGTVDEVAVYGSALSADAVAAHYALGTGAEAPKPDKPGKPNPEPPEPGVLLKDTFSRTTERGWGSTEYGGDWTVDWSATSFSTDSSHGVINMPAPKASTSIHSPVVDSTSTDATVDLSLDAVPGGNGAYVTYAGRQTAAGRYQASVRFSKDGTQLTVSKVIKGKETVLGTASLEGAYTPGDTLHLRLVLDGAETTTVRAKLWTGATEPEAWGVDTTDGEASLNKPGTVGLSTYLSASAGAAEKAKVLVDSIVVRKGS; translated from the coding sequence ATGCGTAACAACGGCACCCTGAGCTTTATGACCTACCCCGGCAAGGTCACCACCCTGACCACGGACAAGTCCTACAACGACGGGCGCTGGCACCACGTGGTGGCCACGCTGAGCCCCACGGCGGGCAGCGTGCTCTACGTGGACGGCAAGGTCGCGGCCCAGGACGCCACCATGACCACCGCGCAGTCCTTCAGCGGCTACTGGCGCCTGGCCGGGGACAGCGCCTCGGGCCTGGCGGGCAAGCCCTCCAACGACTACTTCACCGGCACCGTGGACGAGGTGGCCGTGTACGGCTCCGCCCTGAGCGCCGACGCCGTGGCCGCCCACTACGCCCTGGGCACCGGCGCCGAGGCGCCCAAGCCGGACAAGCCCGGTAAGCCCAACCCCGAGCCGCCCGAGCCGGGCGTGCTGCTCAAGGACACCTTCTCCCGCACCACCGAGCGCGGCTGGGGCAGCACCGAGTACGGCGGGGACTGGACGGTGGACTGGTCCGCCACCAGCTTCTCGACGGACTCCTCCCACGGCGTCATCAATATGCCCGCCCCCAAGGCCTCCACCTCCATCCACAGCCCTGTGGTGGACTCCACCTCGACCGACGCCACCGTGGACCTGTCCCTGGACGCCGTCCCCGGCGGTAACGGCGCCTACGTCACCTACGCGGGACGCCAGACCGCCGCCGGGCGCTACCAGGCCTCCGTCCGGTTCTCCAAGGACGGCACCCAGCTGACGGTCTCCAAGGTGATCAAGGGCAAGGAGACGGTCCTGGGGACGGCGTCCCTGGAGGGCGCCTACACCCCCGGTGACACCCTCCACCTGCGCCTGGTCCTGGACGGGGCCGAGACCACCACGGTGCGGGCCAAGCTGTGGACCGGCGCCACCGAGCCCGAGGCCTGGGGCGTGGACACCACGGACGGCGAGGCCAGCCTGAACAAGCCCGGGACGGTCGGCCTGAGCACCTACCTGTCGGCCTCGGCGGGGGCCGCCGAGAAGGCCAAGGTCCTGGTGGACTCGATCGTGGTCAGGAAGGGCTCTTGA
- a CDS encoding glycosyltransferase family 2 protein, with protein sequence MDEMEVRARQRAALRRSAIIVVAYNSSDLLSRNLGAVSTQAPESLVVVVDNSTDELEQRRMRNLTRSRGWDLVAPLSNVGFGGGMNRGMEYARAKGATILVLLNPDATISRQDLGNLLIVVAESPMTMVSPLMTNTYGTVVADGTTLCLGDGTMRSRRSKRPIPPGGTSYWISGACLVLSTELLDLVGGFDERYFLYWEDVDLCTRVLEVGGELRVVRDSLATHDEGATHATPDQGMRAKSDTYYYYNVRNRLLYAALNLDRQTQNRWLRTALGAGWEIVMRGGARQLLITPRPLLTALKATWDGYRLLRKGRAGTLPDPDAPLPRKGAQVVKSPS encoded by the coding sequence ATGGACGAGATGGAGGTTCGCGCCCGGCAGCGCGCTGCACTGAGGCGCTCTGCCATTATCGTGGTGGCCTACAACTCCTCCGATCTCCTGTCACGCAACCTGGGTGCCGTCTCCACCCAGGCCCCTGAGTCGCTGGTGGTCGTGGTGGACAACTCTACCGACGAGCTGGAGCAGAGGCGTATGCGCAACCTGACCCGCTCCCGCGGCTGGGACCTGGTGGCGCCGCTCAGCAACGTCGGCTTCGGCGGCGGGATGAACCGGGGCATGGAGTACGCCCGCGCCAAGGGGGCCACGATCCTGGTGCTGCTCAACCCCGACGCCACCATCTCGCGCCAGGATCTGGGCAACCTGCTCATTGTGGTGGCGGAGTCCCCCATGACCATGGTCTCCCCGCTCATGACCAACACCTACGGCACGGTGGTCGCCGACGGCACGACCCTGTGCCTGGGCGACGGCACCATGCGCTCGCGCCGCTCCAAGCGGCCGATCCCCCCGGGCGGGACCTCCTACTGGATCTCGGGCGCCTGCCTGGTCCTGAGCACCGAGCTGCTGGACCTGGTGGGCGGCTTTGACGAGCGCTACTTCCTGTACTGGGAGGACGTGGACCTGTGCACCCGCGTCCTGGAGGTCGGCGGGGAGCTGAGGGTGGTGCGCGACTCCCTGGCCACCCACGACGAGGGCGCCACCCACGCCACCCCCGACCAGGGTATGCGGGCCAAGTCGGACACCTACTACTACTACAACGTGCGCAACCGCCTGCTCTACGCCGCCCTGAACCTGGACCGCCAGACCCAGAACCGGTGGCTGCGCACCGCACTGGGTGCCGGCTGGGAGATCGTCATGCGCGGGGGCGCCCGCCAGCTCCTCATTACCCCCCGCCCCCTGCTGACGGCCCTCAAGGCCACCTGGGACGGCTACCGCCTGCTGCGCAAGGGGCGCGCCGGGACCCTTCCGGATCCCGACGCGCCCCTGCCGCGCAAGGGGGCTCAGGTGGTCAAGAGCCCTTCCTGA
- a CDS encoding glycosyltransferase, with translation MIGTRGVPAHYGGFETAIEEVGRRLVDMGHRVLVYCRNPDPATPLPANYLGMRLIELPALRRRSLETLSHTGLSVQHLVRRTHPDVALVFNAANAPYLPVLRAARIPVATHVDGLEWRRGKWGPAGRRYYRLAESLAVRGSDALIADAEGIAEYYDRVFGAPTELIAYGAPLVAPGSGRLGELDLRPDGYYLLVARFEVENHVDVVVEGYARSNARLPLVVVGSAPYATAYTQRIHALADGRVRFLGGLWDQELLDQLYAGTRTYYHGHSVGGTNPSLLRAIGAGAPVDAYDVTFNREVVGKAGRYWTTSDAVRDLVESAEAYPAACRARGLLSRERARLYDWDDVARRYEALCLRLAAQGPLQHRPSGRRAEGSEE, from the coding sequence ATGATCGGTACGCGCGGCGTGCCAGCCCACTACGGTGGTTTCGAGACCGCCATCGAGGAGGTCGGCAGGCGCCTGGTCGACATGGGCCACCGTGTCCTGGTCTACTGCCGCAACCCCGACCCGGCCACCCCGCTGCCCGCCAACTACCTGGGTATGCGCCTGATCGAGCTCCCGGCGCTGCGGCGTCGGAGCCTGGAGACCCTGTCCCACACGGGACTGAGCGTGCAGCACCTGGTGCGGCGCACCCACCCGGACGTGGCCCTGGTCTTCAACGCGGCCAACGCCCCCTACCTGCCCGTGCTGCGGGCGGCGCGCATCCCGGTGGCCACCCACGTGGACGGCCTGGAGTGGAGGCGCGGCAAGTGGGGGCCGGCCGGGCGGCGCTACTACCGGCTCGCGGAGTCCCTGGCGGTGCGCGGCTCGGACGCCCTCATCGCCGACGCCGAGGGGATCGCCGAGTACTACGACCGGGTCTTCGGGGCCCCCACCGAGCTCATCGCCTACGGCGCGCCCCTGGTGGCGCCCGGCTCGGGGCGCCTGGGCGAGCTGGACCTGCGTCCCGACGGGTACTACCTGCTCGTGGCCCGCTTCGAGGTGGAGAACCACGTGGACGTGGTGGTGGAGGGCTACGCCCGCTCCAACGCGCGCCTGCCCCTGGTGGTGGTCGGCTCGGCCCCCTACGCCACCGCCTACACCCAGAGGATCCACGCACTGGCCGACGGGCGGGTGCGCTTCCTGGGGGGCCTGTGGGACCAGGAGCTGCTCGACCAGCTCTACGCCGGGACCCGGACCTACTACCACGGCCACTCGGTGGGGGGCACCAACCCCTCCCTCCTGCGCGCCATCGGGGCCGGGGCGCCCGTGGACGCCTACGACGTCACCTTCAACCGGGAGGTCGTGGGCAAGGCGGGGCGCTACTGGACCACCAGCGACGCCGTGCGCGACCTGGTCGAGTCCGCCGAGGCCTACCCCGCGGCCTGCCGGGCCCGGGGCCTGCTGTCGCGCGAGCGCGCCCGGCTCTACGACTGGGACGACGTGGCCAGGCGCTACGAGGCGCTGTGCCTGCGCCTGGCCGCCCAGGGCCCCCTCCAGCACCGCCCCAGCGGGCGGCGGGCGGAAGGGAGCGAGGAGTGA
- a CDS encoding glycosyltransferase has product METQHATIAMLTYQRNTLLAAVLPALLDQAGRSPVPTRVLVVDNDPSGQAAPVVRAAQERAREQGVVLRYVHEPVPGIVAGRNRALEESGDDLLVFIDDDEEPGPGWLEALLDAHERLGCEAVTGPTPPRFTRPASAWVRHSGAFDSWQAPDGGVVTSADTGNLLLDLGAVRRMGLRFDPRYGLSGGEDSLFTRQLSQAGGTIRFAADAVVTKIVPEGRARRPWVLRRSLRAGSSWVSVRLDTASGSRARLRALYALKGVGRVGRDWPRALVGRARGDVAAWARHEVSAWGGVGMVVGALGGRVHEYGRSPHAFRVRDLMSGKARRRPAGTGSGPRTQSPARPASSAPHAGPDTPAPHAAAGPTRPGTRPGPAASPAPPGSFRPGHAPLPPGGTPSPRAAAGPSAHGPVRVLVAVPTYRRPTDLARALRGVLGQIPDLRGVADVEVLVVDNDPAASARAQATGGPVRYVVEQVPGVAAVRNRALDEARAHDLLVFIDDDEEPEPGWLAALVGLRARTGCQAVAGLVVPDYEVEPDEWVRQGGFFVRRTWPTGTRRPVAASNCLLLDLGFVREHGLRFDADFGATGGEDTLFTRQLTAAGGTILWCDEARVRDHVPASRLDHAWILRRQRSHAATAVRVELALGGSPARVRVRAALGGGARILAGGAAAAGGLGGGLRRRARGARLLARGRGMLDAALDRPGHREYGQR; this is encoded by the coding sequence GTGGAGACCCAGCATGCCACCATCGCGATGCTCACCTACCAGCGCAACACCCTACTAGCGGCGGTGCTGCCGGCGCTGCTGGACCAGGCGGGCCGCTCACCGGTCCCCACGCGGGTCCTGGTGGTGGACAACGACCCCTCGGGCCAGGCGGCCCCGGTGGTGCGGGCCGCGCAGGAACGGGCCCGGGAGCAGGGCGTCGTGCTGCGCTACGTCCACGAGCCCGTCCCCGGGATCGTGGCCGGACGCAACCGCGCCCTGGAGGAGTCCGGGGATGACCTGCTAGTCTTTATCGACGACGACGAGGAGCCCGGGCCCGGCTGGCTGGAGGCCCTGCTGGACGCCCACGAGCGCCTGGGCTGCGAGGCGGTGACCGGCCCGACGCCACCGCGCTTCACCCGCCCGGCCAGCGCGTGGGTGAGGCACAGCGGCGCCTTCGACTCCTGGCAGGCGCCCGACGGCGGCGTCGTGACCAGCGCGGACACCGGCAACCTGCTGCTGGACCTGGGCGCGGTACGCCGGATGGGCCTGCGTTTCGACCCCCGGTACGGGCTCAGCGGCGGGGAGGACTCCCTGTTCACCCGCCAGCTGAGTCAGGCCGGCGGCACCATCCGCTTCGCCGCCGACGCCGTGGTGACCAAGATCGTGCCCGAGGGGCGGGCCCGGCGCCCCTGGGTGCTGCGACGCTCGCTGCGAGCGGGCTCGTCCTGGGTGAGCGTGCGGCTGGACACGGCCTCGGGCTCGCGTGCGCGGCTGCGCGCCCTCTACGCCCTCAAGGGGGTGGGCCGGGTGGGGCGGGACTGGCCTCGCGCCCTGGTGGGGCGGGCCCGCGGGGACGTGGCGGCCTGGGCCCGCCACGAGGTCTCCGCCTGGGGCGGGGTCGGCATGGTGGTGGGGGCCCTGGGCGGGCGCGTGCACGAGTACGGGCGATCCCCCCACGCCTTTCGCGTGAGGGATCTCATGAGCGGCAAGGCCCGTCGGCGCCCCGCGGGCACCGGCTCCGGACCCCGCACCCAGTCCCCTGCCCGGCCCGCTTCCTCGGCCCCGCACGCCGGTCCCGACACCCCGGCCCCGCACGCCGCCGCTGGCCCGACCCGGCCTGGCACCCGGCCCGGCCCGGCCGCCAGCCCGGCTCCTCCCGGCTCCTTCCGGCCCGGTCACGCCCCGCTCCCCCCTGGCGGCACCCCGTCCCCGCGCGCCGCCGCCGGCCCCTCCGCCCACGGCCCCGTACGGGTCCTGGTGGCCGTGCCCACCTACCGGCGTCCGACGGACCTGGCGCGGGCCCTGCGCGGCGTGCTCGGCCAGATCCCCGACCTGCGGGGCGTGGCCGACGTCGAGGTCCTGGTGGTGGACAACGACCCCGCCGCCAGCGCCCGCGCCCAGGCCACCGGTGGACCGGTGCGCTACGTGGTGGAGCAGGTCCCGGGGGTGGCGGCGGTGCGCAACCGGGCGCTGGACGAGGCCCGCGCCCACGACCTGCTGGTCTTTATCGACGACGACGAGGAGCCCGAGCCTGGCTGGCTGGCGGCCCTGGTGGGGCTGCGTGCGCGCACGGGCTGCCAGGCGGTGGCGGGCCTGGTGGTGCCGGACTACGAGGTCGAGCCCGACGAGTGGGTGCGCCAGGGGGGGTTCTTCGTGCGCCGGACCTGGCCCACGGGCACCCGCCGGCCGGTGGCCGCCTCCAACTGCCTGCTGCTGGACCTGGGCTTCGTGCGCGAGCACGGGCTGCGCTTTGATGCGGACTTCGGTGCCACCGGCGGGGAGGACACCCTCTTCACCCGCCAGCTCACGGCGGCAGGGGGCACCATCCTGTGGTGCGACGAGGCACGGGTGCGCGACCACGTCCCGGCCTCACGCCTGGACCACGCCTGGATCCTGCGTCGGCAGCGCTCCCACGCGGCCACCGCGGTGCGCGTGGAGCTGGCCCTGGGCGGCTCTCCGGCACGGGTCCGGGTCCGGGCCGCCCTAGGCGGCGGGGCCCGGATCCTGGCGGGCGGCGCGGCGGCGGCGGGCGGGCTCGGGGGCGGGCTGCGTCGTCGGGCCCGGGGCGCCCGCCTCCTGGCCCGGGGACGGGGCATGCTCGACGCGGCGCTCGACCGCCCGGGACACCGCGAGTATGGACAGCGCTGA